The window GCGGACCAGGCACGGATCGGCCGTGTTCCAGTTCATCCAGTCGAGAATCACGATGCAGCCCGACGACGTTTCGAAAGTCGTCTCGAGAATCGCGGTGCCGGGCAGATAGCGGCGCACCGCACGTGCATTCGCGTCGCGCGGCGCAATGCGGAAGCGGCCGTTGTCGGGCGTGCCGATGAGTGCGGCGAAGCACGGCGGCGAGTCGAAGTCCGGCCAGCACAACCAGTCGATGCTGCCGTCGCGCGCGACGAGCGCGGCACTGCGGCCGTCGCCGATCAGCGCGTAGTCCTCGATCCGCATCGCGCTCACCGGTCCAGCTTGCGCGCGGCGACGAAACCCGCCGCGAGCACCGCGAAGACCGCGGCGAACGCCAGCGCGCGCGACGCGCCGAGCCCGGCCTCCGCGCCGGTGCGGCGCGCTTCGGCGGTGAACGCGCCGCGCGTCGCATGGCCGGCCGGCACCGTATGCCACAGATTCGATTCGCGCGGCCCGGCCGGCGTCGGGCGTTGCTGGCCGCGCACGGCCGTCAGCGCGAGATAGCGGTCGAAGCAGCCAGGCGCGAACGCGTTCGCCGCGATCGCGGCGAGCGACGACCAGCCGACCCAGCGCTCGCGGCACGGACGACGCGCGGCCTGCACGATCGCGTCGGCCGCCACTTCCGGCGCATAGACGGGCGCGACCGGGCGCGGCGCATTCGGCAACGTGGATTGGGCCCAGTCGAACTGCGGCGTGTCGATCGCCGGCAGTTGCACCATCGTCACGCGCACGCGGCTGTGCGCATGCAGCAACTCGCAGCGCAGCGCGTCGGTGAAGCCGCGGATCGCATGCTTCGCGCCGCAGTACGCCGACTGCAGCGGGATCGACCGGTACGCGAGCGCGGAGCCGACCTGCACGATCGTGCCGCGATTGCGCGGCGCCATCCGCGCGAGCGCCGCGCGCGTGCCGTACACGCAGCCCAGGTAGGTGACCTCGGTCACGCGTGCATAGTCTTCCGGCGAAATTTCGTCGAAAGGCGCGAACACCGTCACCATCGCATTGTTGACCCACACGTCGAGCGGGCCGAGTTCGTTTTCGATGCGCTCGGCGGCCGCATCGAGCGCGGCGGCGTCGCTGACGTCGACCGCGATCGGCAGCGCGTCGACGCCATACGCGCGCACTTCGGACGCGGTGTCGTCCAGCGCGTGCGGATCGCGTGCGAGCAGCGCGACGTTCGCGCCGAGCCGCGCAAACGCGTGGGCGGTGGCGCGGCCGACGCCGGCGCTCGCACCGGTGATCGCGACGGTCTTCACGGTCGATTCCTCCCGCTGTTTCAGGGTGGCCCGCACGCCGAGCGCGGCTTGCGCATTGCGTGCCGGAACGCGATCGGCGTAGCAAGCGGCATGCCGCGCAGCGTGCGGGCCTTGCAACCGGGGCGCGCGCGGTGAACGGTCGCCCAATTTACAAGCCGGCTGTAACGCACCGGACGTTGCGCCCGCAATCTCCGAGCCATGCGCAAACGCGCGCAGCGCGCACGGAAATTGCTGCGCCGCGAACGGTTTGTGGTCATGCCGTCGAATCCGGCAAGGAGTCGTGTTGCCCGTTCCGCCGTTCGCCCAAGCGCGCCGTATCGCGTGCCTCGCTTCCGTCGCAAGCCTCGTCGCGCCGGCGGCCGCGCGCGCGGCCAGCGAATTGGGCAAAGCCGCCACCGGGCCGGCCGGACCGCTGCCGCTCGCGTACGTCGCGCATGCGGCCGGCCCCGCCGCGCGGCCAGTGCTCGTGCTCGGCTGGGCGCTCGTCGCACTGTGCACGTTCGTGTGCATCGCGATCGCGGTGTTGCTGCTGATCGCGATATTTCGCCGCCGCGCGCAGGCAGATGGTGCGCCGCGCAGCGGGCTGGCGATCGTGACGGTCGGCTCCGCGATCTCGATCGTGCTGCTGTTCGCCGCGCTCGTGTACATGCTGCGCGTGCTCGGCGTGGTCGCGGCGCCGCCGCGCCCGCCCGCGCTGACGATTGTCGTGACGGCACACGACTGGTGGTGGGCCGTCCGCTATCCGGACGACGCGGGCGGCCCCGCGTTCGTCACGGCCAACGAGATCCACATCCCAGTGGGCGAGCCCGTCGCGATCGAACTGAACAGCGCGGACGTGATCCATGCGTTCTGGGTTCCGCAACTGGCCGGCAAAACGCAGACGATTCCCGGCCAGACCAACCATCAATGGCTGCAAGCCGACCGGCCCGGCGTCTATCGCGGACAGTGCTCCCAATACTGCGGCGCGCAGCACGCGCACATGGCGTTCGAGGTCGTGGCCGAGCCGCCCGACGCGTTTCGCGCATGGCTCGCCGCGCAGCGGCAGCCGGCGCCCGCCCCCGCGGCCGGCGCCGAGCAGCGCGGCCGGCGCGTCTTCGCCACGCGCTGCGCGGGCTGTCACGCGGTGCGCGGCACCGACGCGGCGGGCGACGCGGGCCCCGACCTGTCGCATCTCGGGTCGCGCCGGCTGCTCGCGGCCGGCACGCTCGACAACACGCCCGAGAACCTGCGGCGCTGGATCGCGCACGCGCAGCAGATCAAGCCGCAGACGCTGATGCCGTCGTTCGCGCTCGCGCCGCGCGACGCCGACGATCTCGCCGCCTATCTCGCGACGCTGCATTGAACGGAGGATCACGAATGGCCGTTGCCCACGACACGCCCACCGCGCCCACCGCGCTCAGCCGCGTGCCCGACCTCGGCGACGCGCCGCCGGGCTCCGCGCACGAGCGCGCGCTCGCCGCGCTGTGGGAATCGGAACCCGGCTGGCGCGGCTGGCTCGGCACGGTCGATCACAAGCGCATCGGGCTGCGCTACATCGTCACCGCCTTCGCGTTCCTGCTGCTCGGCGGCGTCGAGGCGCTCGTGATGCGCATCCAGCTCGCGCGCCCGAACGCAACGGTGCTCACGCCCGCGCAGTACGACGCGCTGTTCACGATGCACGGCGTCACGATGATCTTCCTGTACGCGCTGCCGGTGCTGTCCGGCTTCGCGAACTATCTGTGGCCGCTGAT is drawn from Burkholderia ambifaria AMMD and contains these coding sequences:
- a CDS encoding SDR family oxidoreductase; translated protein: MKTVAITGASAGVGRATAHAFARLGANVALLARDPHALDDTASEVRAYGVDALPIAVDVSDAAALDAAAERIENELGPLDVWVNNAMVTVFAPFDEISPEDYARVTEVTYLGCVYGTRAALARMAPRNRGTIVQVGSALAYRSIPLQSAYCGAKHAIRGFTDALRCELLHAHSRVRVTMVQLPAIDTPQFDWAQSTLPNAPRPVAPVYAPEVAADAIVQAARRPCRERWVGWSSLAAIAANAFAPGCFDRYLALTAVRGQQRPTPAGPRESNLWHTVPAGHATRGAFTAEARRTGAEAGLGASRALAFAAVFAVLAAGFVAARKLDR
- the coxB gene encoding cytochrome c oxidase subunit II; its protein translation is MPVPPFAQARRIACLASVASLVAPAAARAASELGKAATGPAGPLPLAYVAHAAGPAARPVLVLGWALVALCTFVCIAIAVLLLIAIFRRRAQADGAPRSGLAIVTVGSAISIVLLFAALVYMLRVLGVVAAPPRPPALTIVVTAHDWWWAVRYPDDAGGPAFVTANEIHIPVGEPVAIELNSADVIHAFWVPQLAGKTQTIPGQTNHQWLQADRPGVYRGQCSQYCGAQHAHMAFEVVAEPPDAFRAWLAAQRQPAPAPAAGAEQRGRRVFATRCAGCHAVRGTDAAGDAGPDLSHLGSRRLLAAGTLDNTPENLRRWIAHAQQIKPQTLMPSFALAPRDADDLAAYLATLH